In the Sinorhizobium arboris LMG 14919 genome, one interval contains:
- a CDS encoding thymidine kinase, which produces MSKLYFSYATMNAGKSTLLLQAAYNYQERGMRVVMLIAAFDDRAGEGRIASRIGLESDAIPFRGEDDLYGLIERLNGDGSGEIACVFVDEAQFLGEEQVWQLARVADRLGIPVMAYGLRTDFQGKLFPGSMALLAIADELREVRTICHCGRKATMVVRLDGRGKVMREGAQVDVGGNEKYVSYCRRHWEDRMREG; this is translated from the coding sequence ATGTCCAAACTTTATTTCAGTTATGCGACGATGAACGCGGGCAAGAGCACGCTGCTCCTGCAGGCCGCCTACAACTATCAGGAGCGCGGCATGCGAGTCGTTATGCTGATAGCAGCGTTCGACGACCGCGCAGGGGAGGGGCGCATCGCATCTCGCATCGGGTTGGAATCGGACGCCATCCCCTTCCGCGGAGAGGACGACCTCTACGGGCTGATCGAGCGTCTGAATGGTGATGGCTCCGGTGAGATCGCCTGCGTCTTCGTAGACGAGGCGCAGTTCCTCGGTGAAGAACAGGTCTGGCAGTTGGCGCGGGTGGCGGACCGCCTCGGCATTCCGGTCATGGCCTATGGCCTGCGGACGGACTTCCAAGGCAAGCTTTTTCCCGGTTCCATGGCTTTGCTCGCGATTGCCGACGAACTGCGCGAAGTCAGAACCATCTGCCATTGCGGGCGCAAGGCAACGATGGTCGTTCGGCTCGACGGTCGCGGCAAGGTCATGCGCGAGGGGGCGCAGGTTGATGTCGGCGGCAATGAGAAATACGTATCCTATTGCCGTCGCCATTGGGAAGACCGGATGCGCGAAGGCTGA
- a CDS encoding choline ABC transporter substrate-binding protein, producing MIRTLSLKFMLAGAVCMATLTAGNALAADPESCSTVRFSDVGWTDITATTATATTILKALGYETDVKVLSVPVTYTSLKNKDIDVFLGNWMPTMEADIAPYREDKSVETVRENLAGAKYTLATNAKGAELGIKDFKDIAAHKDELGGKIYGIEPGNDGNRLIIDMVEKGTFDLKGFEVVESSEQGMLAQVARAEKSDKPIVFLGWEPHPMNANFNLTYLSGGDDIFGPNYGGATVHTNVRAGYTSECPNVGKLLQNLSFSLQMENEIMGKILNDGEDPEKAAASWLKDNPQAIEPWLAGVTTKDGGDGLAAVKASLGL from the coding sequence ATGATCAGGACACTTTCTCTCAAATTCATGTTGGCGGGAGCCGTTTGCATGGCAACCCTGACCGCCGGAAACGCTCTTGCGGCCGATCCGGAAAGCTGTAGCACGGTCCGCTTCTCCGACGTCGGCTGGACGGATATCACAGCGACGACGGCGACCGCGACGACCATCCTCAAGGCGCTCGGCTACGAGACGGATGTGAAGGTCCTGTCGGTGCCAGTTACCTACACCTCCCTGAAGAACAAGGACATCGACGTCTTCCTCGGCAATTGGATGCCGACCATGGAAGCGGATATCGCCCCCTACCGCGAGGACAAGTCCGTCGAGACGGTGCGCGAAAACCTCGCCGGTGCGAAATACACCCTTGCCACCAATGCCAAAGGCGCGGAGCTCGGGATCAAGGATTTCAAGGATATCGCCGCCCATAAGGACGAGCTCGGCGGCAAGATCTACGGCATCGAGCCAGGCAATGACGGCAACCGCCTGATCATCGACATGGTCGAAAAAGGCACCTTCGATCTCAAGGGTTTCGAAGTCGTCGAATCCTCCGAGCAGGGGATGCTGGCGCAGGTCGCCCGTGCCGAAAAGTCCGATAAGCCGATCGTGTTCCTCGGATGGGAACCGCATCCGATGAACGCAAATTTCAATCTTACCTATCTTTCCGGCGGCGATGACATATTCGGTCCGAATTACGGCGGCGCCACGGTGCATACGAACGTGCGCGCCGGCTACACGAGCGAATGCCCGAACGTCGGCAAGCTTCTCCAGAATCTCTCGTTCTCCCTCCAGATGGAGAACGAGATCATGGGCAAGATCCTGAACGACGGTGAGGATCCGGAGAAGGCTGCGGCCTCATGGCTGAAGGATAATCCGCAGGCCATCGAGCCCTGGCTTGCAGGGGTTACGACCAAGGATGGCGGCGACGGACTGGCCGCGGTCAAGGCCTCCCTCGGCCTCTGA
- the choW gene encoding choline ABC transporter permease subunit, whose amino-acid sequence MEFLTENPIPIGAWAKAFVDWLTTNFDLFFDQLANVLSAIISALLYVLQTPHPLIVIALVTALAWWFRRSIGIAVFTCLGLLLIVNQGYWQETTETLALVLAATFVSMAVGVPLGIAAARRAWIYSIMRPILDLMQTIPTFVYLIPALILFGLGMVPGLIATVIFAIPAPIRLTRLGIISTPPALVEAAESFGATPWQVLRKVELPFAMPQIMAGLTQTIMLSLSMVVIAALVGADGLGVPVLRALNTVNIARGFESGLCIVILAIVLDRLFRSSDEGEGA is encoded by the coding sequence GTGGAATTCCTGACTGAAAACCCAATCCCGATCGGCGCCTGGGCAAAGGCCTTTGTCGACTGGCTGACGACGAATTTCGATCTGTTCTTCGATCAGCTCGCCAATGTGCTTTCGGCGATCATCTCCGCCCTGCTCTATGTCCTCCAGACGCCGCATCCGCTCATCGTCATCGCGCTCGTGACGGCGCTCGCCTGGTGGTTCCGCCGCTCGATCGGCATTGCCGTTTTCACCTGTCTCGGGCTGCTCCTGATCGTCAATCAGGGCTATTGGCAGGAGACCACGGAAACGCTGGCCCTCGTCCTTGCGGCAACCTTCGTCAGCATGGCCGTCGGCGTGCCTCTCGGCATAGCTGCTGCGCGACGCGCCTGGATCTACTCGATCATGCGGCCGATCCTTGACCTGATGCAGACGATCCCCACCTTCGTCTACCTCATTCCGGCATTGATTCTTTTTGGTCTCGGCATGGTGCCCGGGCTGATCGCCACGGTCATTTTCGCCATTCCCGCACCGATCCGCCTGACGCGGCTAGGTATCATCTCGACGCCGCCTGCGCTGGTCGAGGCTGCAGAATCCTTCGGCGCCACGCCTTGGCAGGTGCTGCGCAAGGTCGAACTGCCCTTTGCCATGCCGCAGATCATGGCGGGTCTGACCCAGACCATCATGCTGTCGCTGTCGATGGTGGTCATCGCTGCCCTCGTCGGCGCCGACGGCCTCGGCGTGCCCGTCCTCAGGGCGCTGAACACCGTGAACATCGCCAGGGGATTCGAGTCCGGTCTCTGCATCGTCATTCTTGCGATCGTCCTCGACCGCCTTTTCCGCTCGTCCGATGAAGGAGAAGGCGCATGA
- the choV gene encoding choline ABC transporter ATP-binding protein, whose amino-acid sequence MTDAVVFKNVDIIFGKNPQVAVQMVDQGKTRDEIGAATGLVLGVAGASLTINEGEILVLMGLSGSGKSTLLRAVNGLAPVVRGEVEVKTANGSLNPYRCNAKSLRDFRMHTVSMVFQQFALLPWRTVADNVGFGLELAGVADSERRKRVGEQLELVNLTKWSDRKVNELSGGMQQRVGLARAFATGAPILLMDEPFSALDPLIRTRLQDELLEFQRRLKKTIIFVSHDLDEAFRIGNRIAIMEGGRIIQCGTPQEIVKKPANQYVADFVQHMNPITMLTAKDVMQTGVERAAANAGVTATAKPTTPLVDILDALSRQPGSIGVVDNGSVVGTIDAQNIVEGLTRHRNKS is encoded by the coding sequence ATGACCGACGCCGTCGTTTTCAAGAATGTCGACATCATCTTCGGCAAGAACCCGCAGGTCGCCGTGCAGATGGTCGATCAGGGCAAGACGCGCGACGAGATCGGTGCGGCCACGGGCCTGGTTCTGGGCGTCGCCGGAGCTTCGCTGACCATCAACGAGGGCGAAATCCTCGTTTTGATGGGTCTGTCCGGCTCCGGCAAATCGACGCTGCTCAGAGCCGTCAACGGCCTCGCACCGGTGGTGCGCGGCGAGGTCGAAGTCAAGACCGCGAACGGATCGCTGAACCCCTATCGCTGCAACGCGAAGTCCCTGCGCGACTTCCGCATGCATACGGTCTCGATGGTGTTCCAGCAGTTTGCGCTTCTGCCGTGGCGAACCGTGGCGGACAATGTCGGGTTTGGGCTCGAACTGGCCGGCGTTGCCGACTCCGAACGAAGGAAGCGCGTCGGCGAGCAGCTTGAACTCGTCAATCTGACCAAGTGGTCGGACCGCAAGGTCAACGAGCTCTCGGGCGGCATGCAGCAACGCGTCGGCCTTGCGCGCGCCTTCGCCACCGGAGCCCCGATCCTCCTGATGGACGAGCCGTTCTCGGCGCTCGACCCGCTGATCCGCACGCGCCTCCAGGACGAACTCCTCGAATTCCAGCGGCGGCTGAAGAAGACGATCATCTTCGTGAGTCACGATCTCGACGAGGCCTTCCGCATCGGCAACCGCATCGCCATCATGGAAGGCGGCAGGATCATCCAGTGCGGGACGCCGCAGGAGATCGTAAAGAAGCCGGCAAATCAGTACGTGGCCGACTTCGTCCAACACATGAACCCGATCACCATGCTGACGGCGAAGGATGTGATGCAGACCGGCGTCGAGCGAGCCGCCGCCAATGCCGGCGTTACGGCGACCGCCAAGCCCACCACGCCGCTTGTCGACATTCTCGACGCCCTGTCGCGCCAGCCCGGCAGCATCGGTGTCGTCGACAACGGCTCCGTCGTCGGGACCATCGACGCGCAAAACATCGTCGAAGGATTGACGCGCCACCGCAACAAAAGTTGA
- a CDS encoding HugZ family pyridoxamine 5'-phosphate oxidase: MSEKPNVLRETDEEARKLARVLLRSARSGALAAIEPGSGGFPFVSRVLVGIDIDGTPVILVSRLSTHTQALAADPRASLLTGEPGKGDPLAHPRLTVQCEAEAVPRDGALHPRLRERFLRRHPKSKLYVDFPDFGFFRLNPLRASLNGGFGRAYLLTAEDLAIASPAATALAEMEGGAIDHMNADHAEAVRYYATTHCRAPEGDWKLVGIDASGLDLSDGDRLRRLEFETPLADAAELRAILKKLYR; the protein is encoded by the coding sequence ATGAGCGAGAAACCAAATGTGCTGCGCGAAACGGACGAGGAAGCGCGCAAGCTCGCCCGGGTTCTTCTTCGTTCGGCGAGAAGCGGCGCGCTCGCCGCGATAGAGCCGGGGAGCGGCGGCTTTCCCTTCGTCAGCCGAGTGCTCGTCGGAATCGACATCGATGGAACGCCGGTCATTCTCGTGTCGCGGCTTTCGACCCATACCCAAGCGCTCGCTGCGGACCCGCGCGCTTCGTTGTTGACCGGCGAGCCGGGCAAAGGGGACCCGCTCGCCCATCCTCGACTGACCGTCCAGTGCGAGGCGGAGGCGGTCCCGCGCGACGGCGCGCTCCACCCGCGTCTTCGCGAACGATTCCTTCGCCGGCACCCGAAATCCAAGCTCTATGTCGATTTTCCCGATTTCGGTTTCTTCCGTCTCAATCCGCTGCGGGCGAGCCTCAATGGCGGCTTCGGCCGCGCCTATTTACTGACGGCAGAGGATCTCGCCATCGCCTCACCGGCCGCCACCGCCCTCGCGGAAATGGAAGGCGGCGCGATCGACCACATGAATGCCGATCACGCCGAAGCGGTGAGGTACTATGCAACCACGCATTGCCGCGCGCCCGAAGGCGACTGGAAGCTGGTCGGCATCGACGCGTCAGGGCTCGACCTGTCCGACGGCGACCGTCTGCGCCGTCTCGAATTCGAGACGCCCCTTGCAGACGCTGCCGAATTACGGGCAATTCTAAAAAAACTTTACCGTTAA
- a CDS encoding ArsR/SmtB family transcription factor, with translation MQPLPPEKHEEAEIAAGFLSAMANPKRLLILDSLVKEEMAVGALAHKVGLSQSALSQHLSKLRAQNLVSTRRDAQTIYYSSSSDAVLKILGALADIYGEDTDAVEDKPLVRKSA, from the coding sequence ATGCAGCCTCTTCCGCCTGAAAAACACGAGGAAGCCGAGATAGCAGCCGGTTTTCTCTCGGCCATGGCAAATCCGAAACGCCTGCTCATCCTCGACTCTCTCGTCAAGGAAGAAATGGCCGTCGGCGCCTTGGCTCACAAGGTCGGCTTGAGCCAGTCGGCTCTTTCTCAGCACCTTTCGAAGCTTCGTGCCCAGAATCTGGTCAGCACCCGTCGTGATGCACAAACGATCTATTATTCGAGCTCTTCCGACGCCGTCTTGAAGATTTTGGGCGCATTGGCCGACATCTACGGCGAAGATACCGATGCCGTGGAAGACAAACCTCTCGTTCGCAAATCGGCGTAG
- a CDS encoding ATP-binding protein has protein sequence MNHAGEILILTGPPGSGKTTTAQALAAEPGSSKVHLHCDDFWHFIKNGAIPPYLPEAHDQNTVVVDVLTRVAAAYANGGYFVIVDGIVGPWFLEPFTKSAAPLHYVVLRPPLDIAIRRCQQRGGDTLTDPGPIAALHQQLSSLGPLERHALSTEGHTREDTLSAVIQAVEGGSFRLA, from the coding sequence ATGAACCATGCGGGCGAAATTCTCATTCTAACCGGGCCGCCCGGCTCCGGAAAAACCACGACAGCGCAGGCGCTTGCCGCAGAGCCCGGATCATCGAAGGTCCATCTCCATTGCGACGACTTCTGGCATTTCATCAAGAACGGGGCGATACCGCCCTATCTGCCTGAGGCTCACGACCAAAACACCGTCGTCGTCGATGTGTTGACGAGGGTGGCCGCAGCCTACGCCAATGGCGGTTATTTCGTCATCGTAGACGGCATCGTCGGACCGTGGTTCCTAGAGCCATTCACGAAAAGCGCGGCACCGCTCCACTACGTCGTTCTGCGTCCGCCGCTCGATATCGCCATCCGGCGCTGCCAGCAGCGCGGCGGGGACACGCTGACCGACCCCGGACCCATCGCGGCGCTTCATCAACAGCTCTCGTCGCTCGGCCCACTTGAGCGGCATGCTCTCTCGACCGAAGGGCACACTCGGGAAGACACGCTGAGCGCCGTGATCCAGGCTGTAGAAGGCGGTTCGTTTCGCCTCGCTTGA
- a CDS encoding aspartate aminotransferase family protein gives MSNRLNTTPNDLSAFWMPFTANRQFKKEPRLFVGAKDMYYTTHDGRTVLDGTAGLWCVNAGHCRPKITEAIREQAGELDYAPAFQLGHPKAFELANRLVDIAPEGMNHVLYTNSGSESVDTALKVALAYHRAKGNGSRFRLIGRERGYHGVNFGGISVGGIVANRKMFGTLLTGVDHLPHTHLPAENAFTRGEPEHGADLATELERIVTLHDASTVAAVIVEPVAGSTGVLIPPKGYLQKLREICTKHGILLIFDEVITGYGRLGTPFAAQYFDVKPDIITTAKGLTNGVIPMGAVLVTSEIHDAFMTGPEHLIEFFHGYTYSGNPIASAAALGTLDTYREEGLLTRAAELAPYWEEALHSLKDCPHVIDIRNIGLIGAVELEPIAGEPTKRAFSAFLKAYEKGLLIRTTGDIIALSPPLIIEKQQIDELFDKLRDVLKNNI, from the coding sequence ATGTCCAACCGCCTGAACACAACACCCAACGATCTCAGCGCCTTCTGGATGCCCTTCACTGCCAACCGGCAGTTCAAGAAGGAGCCGCGGCTCTTCGTCGGTGCCAAGGACATGTACTACACTACCCATGACGGGCGGACGGTTCTCGATGGCACGGCGGGACTCTGGTGCGTCAACGCAGGCCATTGTCGGCCGAAGATCACCGAAGCGATCCGCGAGCAGGCGGGCGAGCTCGACTATGCTCCGGCTTTCCAGCTCGGCCACCCCAAGGCCTTCGAGCTCGCGAACCGGCTCGTCGACATCGCGCCTGAAGGCATGAACCACGTCCTTTATACCAACTCGGGGTCGGAATCGGTCGATACCGCCTTGAAGGTGGCGCTCGCCTACCATCGCGCCAAAGGCAACGGCTCACGCTTCCGCCTCATCGGGCGCGAGCGCGGCTATCACGGCGTCAATTTCGGCGGCATTTCGGTCGGCGGCATCGTCGCCAACCGCAAGATGTTCGGCACGCTGCTGACGGGCGTCGATCACCTTCCGCACACGCATTTGCCTGCCGAGAACGCCTTTACCCGCGGCGAGCCCGAGCACGGTGCCGATCTCGCCACCGAACTCGAGCGCATCGTCACCCTGCACGATGCCTCGACGGTCGCCGCAGTCATCGTCGAGCCCGTGGCCGGCTCGACCGGTGTTCTCATCCCGCCGAAGGGCTATCTCCAGAAGCTGCGCGAAATCTGCACCAAACACGGCATCCTGTTGATCTTCGACGAGGTAATCACCGGCTACGGCCGCCTCGGAACGCCTTTTGCCGCTCAATATTTCGACGTCAAGCCCGATATAATCACCACGGCCAAGGGGCTGACCAACGGCGTCATTCCGATGGGCGCGGTCCTCGTGACATCGGAGATCCACGATGCCTTCATGACCGGACCGGAACACCTGATCGAGTTCTTCCACGGCTACACCTATTCGGGCAATCCGATCGCCTCGGCCGCAGCACTCGGAACGCTGGATACCTATAGGGAAGAGGGACTGCTGACTCGCGCCGCCGAGCTTGCCCCCTATTGGGAGGAGGCTCTGCACTCGCTGAAGGATTGCCCGCATGTCATCGACATCCGCAATATCGGGCTGATCGGCGCGGTCGAGCTCGAGCCGATCGCCGGAGAGCCGACGAAACGCGCCTTCTCGGCCTTCTTGAAAGCCTATGAGAAAGGCCTCCTGATCCGCACCACGGGCGACATCATTGCATTGTCGCCGCCACTGATCATCGAAAAGCAACAGATCGACGAGCTTTTCGACAAGCTGCGCGACGTGCTGAAAAACAATATCTGA
- the ade gene encoding adenine deaminase → MSEALERFIDQGVGREPADIVLKGGRFFDLVTGELVASDIAISGERIVGTCGDYRGREEIDVTGRVVVPGFIDTHLHIESSLVTPHEFDRCVLPLGITTAICDPHEIANVLGTEGIQYFLDSAMETVMDIRVQLSSCVPATHLETSGADLPIGRLTPFRHHPKVIGLAEFMNFPGVVNKDPTCLAKLDAFQDGHIDGHAPLLRGKELNGYLAAGIRTDHECTSAEEALEKIRKGMHILVREGSVSKDLQALMPILTERLSPYLALCTDDRNPLDIAEQGHLDHMIRTAIAAGVEPLAIYRAATISAARAFGLRDRGLVAPGWRADLVVVDSLENCRAEFVLSAGRRVTDALFAGRRAVAPVGLDSVKAREVKAADFGLPYDEGETSVLGVLPGKIITEHRRYRLPAEGNRTGIDLDRDIIKVAVIERHGVNGNHANGFVQGFGLKKGAIASTVGHDSHNICVVGVNDDDMALAVNRLGEIKGGFVVVHDGKVTGEIALPVAGLMSLEPYERVRDTLHHLRQAAFALGATLEEPFLQLAFLPLPVIPHLKISDRGLVDVDRFMLIG, encoded by the coding sequence ATGTCCGAAGCGTTGGAGCGTTTCATCGATCAGGGCGTCGGCCGTGAGCCGGCGGACATCGTGCTCAAGGGCGGGCGATTCTTCGATCTCGTCACCGGCGAACTCGTCGCCTCCGACATCGCCATCTCGGGCGAGCGGATCGTCGGCACCTGCGGCGACTACCGGGGCCGCGAGGAGATCGACGTTACCGGCCGCGTCGTCGTTCCGGGCTTCATCGATACGCATCTCCACATCGAATCGTCGCTCGTTACCCCGCACGAATTCGACCGCTGCGTGCTGCCGCTCGGGATCACCACCGCAATCTGCGACCCGCATGAGATCGCAAATGTGCTCGGCACCGAAGGGATCCAGTATTTCCTCGACTCGGCGATGGAGACGGTCATGGACATACGTGTCCAGCTCTCCTCCTGCGTGCCGGCGACCCACCTGGAAACGTCCGGAGCCGATCTGCCGATCGGCCGCCTTACGCCCTTCCGCCACCATCCGAAGGTGATCGGCCTTGCGGAGTTCATGAACTTCCCGGGTGTGGTCAACAAGGATCCGACTTGCCTTGCCAAGCTCGATGCCTTCCAGGACGGGCATATCGACGGGCATGCGCCCCTGCTCCGCGGCAAGGAACTGAACGGCTATCTCGCGGCGGGGATCCGCACCGATCACGAATGCACGAGCGCGGAGGAAGCGCTGGAAAAGATACGCAAAGGCATGCACATCCTCGTACGCGAAGGCTCCGTATCCAAGGACCTGCAGGCCCTCATGCCGATCCTCACCGAGCGGTTGTCGCCCTATCTGGCCCTCTGCACCGACGACCGCAATCCGCTCGATATCGCCGAGCAGGGCCATCTCGACCACATGATCCGCACGGCTATCGCCGCCGGCGTCGAGCCGCTCGCCATCTATCGCGCCGCTACGATTTCCGCCGCGCGCGCCTTCGGCCTGCGCGATCGCGGCCTCGTAGCGCCTGGCTGGCGCGCCGACCTCGTCGTCGTCGACAGCCTGGAAAACTGTAGGGCCGAATTCGTCCTCTCCGCCGGACGGCGCGTTACGGATGCTCTCTTCGCCGGGCGCAGGGCGGTCGCGCCGGTGGGACTCGATAGCGTCAAGGCACGCGAGGTCAAGGCCGCGGACTTCGGCCTTCCCTACGATGAAGGCGAGACTTCGGTGCTCGGCGTCCTGCCCGGCAAGATCATCACCGAACACCGCCGGTATCGCCTGCCCGCCGAAGGCAACCGGACCGGCATCGATCTCGACCGCGACATCATCAAGGTAGCCGTGATCGAGCGCCACGGGGTCAATGGCAATCATGCCAATGGCTTCGTCCAGGGTTTCGGCCTGAAGAAGGGTGCGATCGCGTCCACCGTCGGGCATGACAGCCATAACATCTGCGTCGTCGGCGTAAACGACGACGACATGGCGCTTGCCGTCAATCGTCTCGGCGAGATCAAGGGCGGCTTCGTCGTCGTCCATGACGGCAAGGTCACCGGCGAGATCGCCCTGCCTGTCGCCGGCCTCATGAGCCTCGAGCCTTACGAGCGCGTGCGCGACACCCTGCACCATCTGCGTCAGGCCGCCTTCGCCCTCGGCGCCACGCTGGAAGAACCCTTCCTGCAACTCGCGTTCCTGCCGCTACCGGTGATCCCGCATTTGAAGATTTCCGACCGCGGGCTCGTCGACGTGGACAGGTTTATGCTGATCGGGTGA
- the bglA gene encoding beta-galactosidase BglA produces MPAASGLNENWWRGAVIYQIYPRSFQDTDGDGMGDLRGVTRRLAHIASLGADAIWLSPFFTSPQADMGYDVSDYCDVDPMFGTLADFDEMLAEAHRLGLKVIIDQVISHTSDRHPWFVESRSSRTNAKADWYVWADPKPDGTAPNNWLSIFGGPGWEWDGVRRQYYLHNFLSSQPDLNFHNPEVQEAVLATVRFWLDRGVDGFRLDTANFYFHDRLLRDNPPLVPDPDATSRDAPEVNPYGMQDHLYDKTQPENLGFLRRFRAVLDEYGGRATVGEVGDGSRSLQTVAAYTSGGDKLHMCYTFDLLGPEFTARHFRRCIENFQSTVTDGWVCWAFSNHDVMRHVSRFAPRAADRERVAKLAMSLLASLRGSICLYQGEELGLPEAELAFEELRDPYGIRFWPAFAGRDGCRTPMVWERELMNAGFSAGLPWLPVRDAHRMLAVDAQEGVAGSVLEHYRQTLAFRRAQAALLDGDMVFLGTNQDLLVFTREKEGERLLFVFNLTQEPQTFHLPTTLVAEPLPMPGFAPAFADNAIKLAALDVFCGRLR; encoded by the coding sequence ATGCCGGCCGCATCGGGATTGAACGAAAACTGGTGGCGCGGGGCGGTGATCTATCAGATCTATCCGCGATCCTTCCAGGACACGGATGGCGACGGCATGGGCGACCTTCGCGGCGTCACCCGGCGGCTTGCTCACATCGCCTCGCTCGGGGCCGATGCCATCTGGCTTTCGCCCTTCTTCACATCGCCCCAAGCGGACATGGGTTACGACGTTTCGGATTATTGCGACGTCGACCCGATGTTCGGCACGCTCGCCGATTTCGACGAGATGCTGGCTGAGGCTCATCGGCTGGGACTCAAGGTGATCATCGACCAGGTGATCTCGCATACATCGGACCGGCACCCCTGGTTCGTCGAGAGCCGTTCGAGCAGAACCAATGCCAAGGCGGACTGGTATGTGTGGGCCGACCCGAAGCCGGACGGCACGGCGCCGAACAATTGGCTTTCGATCTTCGGCGGTCCGGGCTGGGAATGGGATGGGGTGCGCCGGCAATATTACCTGCACAATTTCCTGTCGTCGCAGCCGGACCTCAATTTCCACAATCCGGAGGTTCAGGAGGCGGTGCTCGCGACAGTCCGCTTCTGGCTCGACCGCGGCGTCGACGGGTTCAGGCTCGATACGGCGAATTTCTATTTCCATGACCGGCTTTTGCGGGACAATCCCCCGCTCGTGCCGGATCCGGATGCGACGAGCCGTGACGCGCCGGAGGTCAATCCCTACGGCATGCAGGACCATCTCTATGACAAGACGCAGCCGGAGAACCTCGGTTTTCTGCGCCGTTTTCGAGCGGTGCTCGATGAATATGGCGGCCGCGCGACAGTGGGGGAGGTTGGCGACGGGTCACGCTCGCTGCAGACGGTTGCCGCCTATACGAGCGGCGGCGACAAGCTGCATATGTGCTACACCTTCGACCTGCTCGGGCCGGAATTCACCGCGCGTCACTTCCGCCGCTGCATCGAGAATTTCCAGTCTACGGTAACGGACGGCTGGGTCTGCTGGGCATTCTCCAATCACGACGTCATGCGCCATGTCAGTCGCTTCGCGCCGCGCGCGGCCGACCGGGAGCGCGTGGCGAAGCTTGCCATGTCGTTGCTCGCCAGCCTGCGCGGTTCGATCTGCCTTTATCAGGGGGAGGAACTCGGCCTGCCGGAGGCGGAGCTTGCCTTCGAAGAACTGCGCGATCCGTATGGCATCCGCTTCTGGCCCGCCTTTGCCGGACGCGACGGGTGCCGGACGCCGATGGTCTGGGAAAGAGAGCTGATGAATGCCGGCTTTTCAGCCGGGCTCCCCTGGCTGCCGGTGCGCGACGCTCACCGGATGCTGGCGGTGGACGCGCAGGAGGGCGTGGCAGGCTCCGTGCTCGAGCATTATCGCCAGACCCTCGCATTCCGCCGGGCTCAAGCCGCGCTGCTCGACGGAGACATGGTCTTCCTCGGCACCAACCAGGACCTTCTGGTCTTCACCAGAGAAAAGGAAGGCGAGCGGCTGCTGTTCGTCTTCAACCTGACCCAGGAGCCGCAGACGTTTCACCTCCCGACGACGCTCGTCGCCGAGCCGCTTCCGATGCCCGGCTTTGCACCGGCTTTCGCTGATAATGCGATCAAGCTCGCCGCCCTCGACGTTTTCTGCGGGAGGTTGCGTTGA
- a CDS encoding sugar kinase yields MAGKLLSIGECMVELMQAEGDMLRKGYAGDTFNTAYYARLFLPADWTVDYFTAVGTDTVSGELLAFIESTGVGTAHIRKIEGRTPGLYMIHLKNGERSFSYWRSASAAKLLADDPDRLRAAIEAANIVFFSGITLAILSPDAAETLLAELRRAKAGGQQVVFDPNIRPRLWDDAARMRATIEAGARAATMVMPSFDDEATHFGDASVEATIERYRALGAQSVAVKDGANGVTLCIAGKERVHVPASRVDRVVDTTSAGDSFNGSFLARLASGDSPTDAAAFAARIAAAVIGHHGALIGRDKLPRG; encoded by the coding sequence ATGGCGGGGAAACTGCTTTCGATCGGCGAATGCATGGTTGAGCTCATGCAGGCGGAGGGTGACATGCTGCGCAAGGGCTATGCCGGAGACACCTTCAACACCGCCTACTACGCCCGGCTCTTCCTACCCGCGGACTGGACGGTCGATTATTTCACGGCCGTTGGAACCGACACCGTTTCGGGCGAATTGCTGGCCTTCATCGAGAGCACCGGCGTCGGCACGGCGCACATCCGCAAGATCGAAGGCCGGACGCCGGGCCTCTATATGATCCACCTCAAGAACGGCGAGCGCAGCTTCTCCTACTGGCGCTCAGCTTCCGCGGCGAAGCTGCTCGCCGACGATCCCGATCGGCTCCGGGCGGCGATCGAGGCCGCGAATATCGTGTTCTTCTCGGGGATCACCCTGGCGATCCTGTCGCCGGACGCGGCAGAGACGTTGCTTGCGGAGCTTCGGAGGGCGAAAGCGGGCGGGCAGCAGGTCGTCTTCGACCCGAACATCCGGCCGCGGCTTTGGGACGACGCCGCACGGATGCGCGCGACGATCGAAGCCGGTGCGCGGGCGGCAACCATGGTGATGCCGAGCTTCGATGACGAGGCGACGCATTTCGGTGATGCATCCGTGGAAGCGACGATCGAGCGCTATCGGGCACTGGGCGCCCAAAGCGTTGCGGTCAAGGACGGCGCGAACGGCGTGACGCTCTGCATTGCCGGCAAGGAGCGTGTTCACGTTCCCGCCTCGCGGGTTGACAGGGTCGTCGACACGACCAGCGCCGGTGACAGCTTCAATGGCTCCTTCCTCGCCCGGCTTGCCAGCGGCGACAGCCCCACCGATGCCGCGGCCTTCGCCGCCCGTATCGCGGCCGCCGTGATCGGGCACCATGGGGCGCTGATCGGACGGGACAAGCTGCCCCGGGGTTGA